One Chlorobaculum limnaeum genomic window carries:
- a CDS encoding SLC13 family permease — MNIPLIVLLLVFVAIAVRQVTPARLPVWQIMLAGAAAVVATGQIEPAVALRAIDPEIMAFLFWMFLLDRALETSGYLEQLACDLFSRASTTSGLLFLVVSGCGLFSALLMNDTIAIVGTPVMLLLARQHGIHAKPLLLALAFSVTTGSVMSPIGNPQNLLIALDALPASAFAAFGRYLVIPTILSLAATFLILKLFFREHFAGQELVHEKAELRDPKMAAVAKWSLLLLLALTVIKIVMTAAGKGEALPICWIAAGAGLPVLLLSPGRARLVRTLDWPTLLFFAAMFVLMESVWNTGFFQHAFAAAGIDLFDTGTILVVSIFLSQLISNVPLVALFLPLLHGPEVPVKLLMALAAGSTIAGNLLIFGAASNVIILQSAESRCEHSLGFLEFAIPGAIITAVQTAIYGLFLLLLP; from the coding sequence ATGAACATTCCGCTCATCGTTCTTCTGCTCGTCTTTGTCGCCATCGCCGTGCGGCAGGTCACCCCTGCCCGGTTGCCGGTGTGGCAGATCATGCTCGCCGGAGCCGCTGCCGTGGTCGCGACGGGGCAGATCGAGCCTGCCGTGGCGCTGCGGGCGATCGATCCGGAGATCATGGCGTTTCTGTTCTGGATGTTCCTGCTTGACCGCGCCCTCGAAACGAGCGGCTACCTCGAACAGCTCGCCTGCGATCTCTTCAGCCGCGCCTCGACGACGAGCGGCCTGCTCTTCCTGGTCGTCTCGGGATGCGGCCTCTTCTCCGCCCTGCTGATGAACGACACCATCGCCATCGTCGGCACGCCGGTGATGCTGCTGCTGGCGCGTCAGCACGGCATTCACGCAAAGCCGCTCCTGCTCGCGCTGGCCTTTTCGGTGACGACCGGCAGCGTGATGAGCCCGATCGGCAATCCGCAGAATCTGCTGATCGCCCTCGACGCGCTTCCCGCCAGCGCATTCGCGGCGTTCGGTCGCTACCTCGTCATCCCGACCATCCTGAGCCTCGCGGCGACCTTCCTGATCCTGAAGCTCTTTTTCCGCGAACACTTCGCCGGGCAGGAGCTCGTTCATGAAAAAGCGGAACTGCGTGACCCGAAGATGGCCGCGGTGGCGAAATGGTCGCTCCTGTTGCTCCTCGCGCTGACCGTCATCAAGATCGTCATGACGGCGGCGGGCAAAGGCGAGGCGCTGCCGATCTGCTGGATTGCCGCCGGAGCGGGGCTGCCGGTGCTGCTCCTGAGTCCGGGACGAGCAAGACTTGTGCGAACGCTCGACTGGCCGACGCTTCTCTTTTTCGCCGCGATGTTCGTGTTGATGGAGAGCGTCTGGAACACCGGATTTTTTCAGCACGCCTTCGCGGCGGCGGGCATTGACCTCTTCGACACGGGGACGATTCTCGTCGTGAGCATCTTCCTGAGCCAGCTCATTTCGAACGTGCCGCTCGTGGCGCTCTTCCTGCCGCTGCTGCACGGCCCGGAGGTTCCGGTGAAGCTGCTGATGGCGCTTGCCGCCGGGAGCACCATCGCCGGGAACCTGCTGATTTTCGGGGCGGCCAGCAACGTGATCATCCTCCAGAGCGCCGAATCACGCTGCGAGCACAGCCTCGGCTTCCTCGAATTCGCCATTCCGGGCGCGATCATCACCGCCGTGCAAACGGCGATTTACGGGCTGTTTCTCCTCCTGCTTCCCTGA
- a CDS encoding bifunctional methionine sulfoxide reductase B/A protein, with amino-acid sequence MTYKELTPEEKWVIIDKGTERPFSGQYYLNKEKGVYQCKQCGAALFRSDAKFDSGTGWPSFDDAIPGAVRQETDRDGLRIEILCANCGGHLGHVFYNEGFTSKNARYCVNSISLSFDPADKPATTTEKAVFAGGCFWGVEYHFKKTKGVLSTTVGYTGGKTAHPTYEQVCTGRTGHAEAIEVEFDPSVVSYEELAKLFFEIHDPTQVDRQGPDVGEQYRSAVFYQNEQQQKIAEALIGQLKNRGYEVVTTVEKGGEFWPAELYHQDYYEKTGHRPYCHIYQKRF; translated from the coding sequence ATGACCTACAAAGAACTTACCCCTGAAGAGAAGTGGGTGATCATCGACAAGGGAACCGAAAGGCCCTTCAGCGGGCAGTATTATCTCAACAAGGAGAAGGGCGTTTACCAGTGCAAGCAGTGCGGCGCAGCGCTGTTCCGGTCGGACGCCAAGTTTGATTCGGGCACCGGCTGGCCGAGTTTCGACGACGCCATTCCGGGCGCGGTGAGGCAGGAGACCGATCGCGACGGGCTTCGCATCGAGATTCTGTGCGCCAATTGCGGCGGGCACCTGGGCCATGTGTTTTACAATGAAGGATTTACCTCCAAAAATGCCCGCTACTGCGTCAACTCGATTTCGCTTTCCTTCGATCCTGCCGACAAGCCCGCCACGACGACCGAGAAAGCGGTGTTCGCGGGCGGATGCTTCTGGGGCGTGGAATACCATTTCAAAAAGACGAAGGGGGTGCTCTCGACCACGGTCGGTTACACGGGAGGCAAAACCGCGCATCCGACCTACGAGCAGGTGTGCACGGGCCGTACCGGTCATGCCGAAGCGATCGAGGTGGAGTTCGATCCCTCCGTGGTCAGCTACGAGGAGCTGGCGAAGCTCTTTTTCGAGATTCACGACCCGACGCAGGTTGACCGCCAAGGCCCAGATGTTGGCGAGCAGTATCGCTCCGCGGTTTTTTACCAGAACGAGCAGCAGCAGAAAATCGCCGAAGCGCTGATCGGGCAGCTCAAAAACCGCGGCTACGAGGTGGTGACCACCGTGGAGAAGGGCGGCGAATTCTGGCCAGCCGAGCTGTACCATCAGGACTACTACGAAAAAACCGGCCATCGCCCGTACTGCCACATCTATCAGAAGCGGTTTTGA
- a CDS encoding zinc-dependent alcohol dehydrogenase family protein: protein MNAMLLERVADLSHETQPLARRSLPVPEPGAGEILLRVGACGVCHTELDEIEGRTPPPRFPVIPGHQVVGSMVACGAGVTGIETGSRRGVAWIYSSCGHCDLCLSGHENLCADFRATGRDTDGGYAEYMVAPAAFTYPIPDLFTDAEAAPLLCGGAIGYRSLMLAGLRDGQILGLTGFGASGHQVLKLARYLYPASPVFVFARSEKDRDLARSLGADWAGDTTDAPPELCASIIDTTPAWLPVLAALERLRPGGRLVINAIRKENRDRELLAGISYERHLWMEKEIKSVANITRADVSTFLDIAARMELRPEVRCYPLGEANRVLLDLRHGRVTGAAVLVP, encoded by the coding sequence ATGAACGCCATGCTGCTGGAGCGGGTTGCCGATCTTTCCCATGAAACGCAGCCGCTGGCTCGGCGCTCACTGCCCGTGCCCGAGCCTGGGGCGGGGGAGATTCTGCTGCGGGTCGGCGCGTGCGGCGTCTGCCACACGGAGCTTGACGAGATCGAGGGGCGTACGCCGCCGCCGCGATTTCCGGTCATTCCGGGCCATCAGGTCGTCGGGAGCATGGTCGCTTGCGGCGCGGGTGTCACGGGCATCGAAACCGGTAGTCGGCGCGGCGTGGCGTGGATCTACTCTTCCTGCGGCCACTGCGATCTCTGCCTCTCCGGCCACGAGAATCTCTGCGCTGATTTCCGCGCGACGGGCCGCGACACCGACGGCGGCTACGCGGAGTACATGGTCGCTCCGGCAGCTTTCACCTATCCGATTCCCGATCTCTTTACCGACGCCGAAGCCGCGCCGCTCCTCTGCGGAGGCGCGATCGGCTACCGCTCGCTCATGCTGGCCGGTCTCAGGGACGGGCAGATTCTCGGCCTGACCGGCTTCGGCGCGTCGGGCCATCAGGTGCTCAAGCTCGCCCGATACCTCTATCCCGCCTCGCCCGTCTTCGTCTTCGCCCGAAGCGAAAAGGATCGCGACCTGGCTCGCTCGCTCGGCGCTGACTGGGCGGGCGACACCACGGACGCGCCGCCGGAGCTGTGTGCCTCGATCATCGACACGACTCCCGCCTGGCTGCCGGTGCTCGCCGCTCTCGAACGGCTTCGCCCCGGCGGACGGCTCGTCATCAACGCCATCCGCAAGGAGAACCGCGACCGCGAGCTGCTTGCCGGAATTTCATACGAGCGGCACCTCTGGATGGAGAAGGAGATCAAGAGCGTGGCCAACATCACGCGAGCCGATGTATCGACTTTCCTCGACATCGCCGCCCGCATGGAGCTGAGGCCCGAGGTTCGCTGCTATCCCCTCGGCGAGGCCAA
- a CDS encoding thioredoxin domain-containing protein codes for MEKQPNKLINEKSPYLLQHAWNPVDWHPWGEEAFRKARKTGRPVFLSSGYSTCHWCHVMEHESFEDAGIAALLNRHFVPVKLDREEHPDVDHLYMLFVQATTGRGGWPMSVWMTPDLEPFFGGSYFPATERWGVPSFRSVLEHLADLWEHDRPRLLASAGSIMDQLAGFARPEAAAGEVTDKHASACLAALERGFDIEWGGFGGEPKFPRPAALSFLFSHAAATGNRNALKMALLTLRKMAEGGIHDQLGIAGLGGGGFARYSTDRYWRVPHFEKMLYDNAQLAASYLEAYQASGEALFADTARDIFNYVLCDMTSPEGAFFSAEDADSLDTGGSGEKREGAFYLWTEREIRERLDADEAALFIAACGIRREGNAPADPHGEFSGKNILFRAESDDELARRFALSTETVARRLDSARKKLFESRKERPRPGLDDKILTAWNGLMISALAKGSLVLGDTKLLEAAERAARFIVDTLYDPASGRLLRRYRDGEAAIEGKASDYACLIQGLLDLYQASFEAGWLRAAIRLGEAQIERFFDQNAGAFYSTAADDTSVPLRMIEDNDSAEPSANSVSALNCLRLAAITGRDEFRTVAMRTIRHFSHSLDANPSALPLLLVARQIAITPPARIVFAGKRGDPALVRLIATAFRRSRPELTVIHADETLEALLPEAAAIGRAHQGGPAAYLCAGGGCQTAIRDPESLDAALGSPAIG; via the coding sequence ATGGAAAAGCAGCCAAACAAGCTCATCAACGAGAAAAGCCCCTACCTTCTGCAGCACGCATGGAACCCCGTTGACTGGCATCCGTGGGGCGAGGAGGCGTTCCGGAAAGCGCGGAAAACCGGACGCCCGGTTTTCCTCTCCTCGGGCTACTCCACCTGCCACTGGTGCCACGTCATGGAGCACGAGTCGTTCGAGGACGCCGGGATCGCCGCACTCCTCAACCGTCATTTCGTGCCGGTGAAGCTCGACCGCGAGGAGCATCCCGACGTCGATCATCTCTACATGCTCTTCGTGCAGGCGACCACCGGCAGGGGCGGCTGGCCAATGTCGGTGTGGATGACGCCCGACCTCGAGCCCTTTTTCGGCGGCAGCTACTTCCCGGCCACGGAGCGCTGGGGAGTGCCATCGTTCCGCTCGGTGCTCGAACATCTCGCCGACCTTTGGGAGCACGACCGCCCGCGACTGCTCGCCTCCGCCGGATCGATCATGGATCAGCTCGCCGGGTTCGCCCGTCCGGAAGCGGCGGCTGGCGAGGTGACAGACAAACACGCGAGCGCCTGCCTCGCGGCGCTGGAACGCGGCTTCGACATCGAATGGGGCGGCTTCGGCGGGGAGCCGAAATTCCCGCGACCGGCGGCGCTCTCCTTTCTCTTCAGCCACGCCGCCGCGACCGGCAACCGCAACGCGCTCAAGATGGCGCTCCTGACGCTGCGCAAAATGGCAGAGGGCGGCATCCACGACCAGCTCGGCATCGCGGGACTCGGCGGCGGCGGCTTCGCCCGCTACTCGACCGACCGCTACTGGCGTGTGCCCCACTTCGAAAAGATGCTTTACGACAACGCACAGCTCGCCGCCTCGTACCTCGAAGCGTACCAGGCGAGCGGCGAGGCGCTCTTCGCCGACACCGCCCGCGACATCTTCAACTACGTGCTCTGCGACATGACCTCGCCCGAAGGGGCGTTCTTCTCGGCGGAGGACGCCGACAGCCTCGACACCGGCGGAAGCGGCGAAAAGCGCGAAGGGGCATTCTATCTCTGGACGGAACGGGAAATCCGCGAACGGCTCGACGCCGACGAGGCGGCGCTCTTCATCGCGGCCTGCGGAATCCGGCGCGAAGGCAACGCGCCAGCCGATCCGCACGGAGAGTTCAGCGGCAAAAACATCCTCTTCCGCGCTGAATCGGACGACGAGCTTGCCCGGCGCTTCGCGCTTTCGACTGAGACTGTCGCCCGGCGGCTCGACAGCGCCCGAAAAAAGCTGTTCGAATCGAGAAAAGAGCGACCGCGACCTGGTCTCGACGACAAAATTCTGACCGCATGGAATGGCCTCATGATCTCCGCTCTGGCCAAAGGCTCGCTCGTTCTTGGCGATACAAAGCTTCTCGAAGCCGCCGAACGGGCAGCGCGATTCATTGTCGATACGCTCTATGATCCGGCGTCCGGCCGCCTGCTCCGCCGGTACCGTGACGGGGAGGCCGCCATCGAGGGCAAGGCGAGCGACTACGCCTGCCTGATTCAGGGGCTGCTCGACCTGTACCAGGCGTCGTTCGAGGCGGGCTGGCTCCGCGCGGCAATCAGGCTGGGCGAAGCGCAGATCGAACGATTTTTCGACCAGAATGCGGGCGCTTTTTACAGCACGGCGGCTGACGACACCAGCGTGCCGTTGCGCATGATCGAAGACAACGACAGCGCCGAGCCATCGGCCAATTCGGTCAGCGCGCTCAACTGTCTCCGCCTCGCCGCCATCACCGGGCGTGACGAATTTCGGACGGTTGCCATGCGCACCATTCGCCACTTCAGCCACTCACTCGACGCGAACCCGTCGGCGCTCCCGCTCCTGCTTGTCGCCAGGCAAATCGCCATCACGCCACCCGCGAGGATCGTCTTTGCGGGCAAGCGCGGCGATCCGGCTCTCGTGCGGCTAATCGCGACGGCGTTCCGCCGCAGCCGACCGGAGCTGACGGTGATCCACGCGGATGAAACTCTTGAAGCGTTGCTGCCCGAAGCTGCAGCGATCGGAAGGGCGCACCAAGGCGGCCCGGCGGCGTATCTCTGCGCCGGAGGAGGCTGCCAGACCGCCATCCGTGATCCCGAATCACTCGATGCCGCGCTCGGCAGCCCTGCCATTGGCTAA
- a CDS encoding efflux transporter outer membrane subunit, which yields MKRALPLSSLTLLATIGLSACSPVKEYRRPEVQLPAAYPGPESAGKEMATVPYRQFFADPDLVELIDSAVASNHDLLIAMKNIDYAGKSLDVAKLWFLPAVDFSATESYSRASENSSAASKGQERTSRSYTAELNVSWEADIWAKLRNSKKAAVAGYLRSTEAARAVRTTLVSNVAQGYWNLRMLDEQIEIARRNIALAETTLTMMRLQFDAGNVTSLAVDQQESQLLSAQLTLPKLEASRTAQENALSILAGRMPGTPVKRSRGAAPFVMPDGLGAGVPLALLSNRPDVRAAEASLMEAHAMTGVTRAMMYPSLTVTAQGGLNAIESSKWFSTPGSLFDAIQGSLTQPIFRHGQLKAQYEQSKIRRDQAELTFRQTLLNAVGEVSNALVQVEKTGDEEKIAAGRVAALRKAAGNSRLLFQSGMATYLEVIAADSSLLQSELDLADVQRRRLSAIADLYRAVGGGWRE from the coding sequence ATGAAACGAGCGCTGCCGCTCTCCTCTCTCACACTTCTCGCCACCATCGGCCTGTCGGCGTGCAGCCCGGTGAAGGAGTACCGTCGCCCCGAAGTGCAGCTTCCGGCAGCATATCCGGGGCCGGAGAGCGCGGGCAAGGAGATGGCCACCGTGCCCTACCGACAGTTCTTCGCCGATCCCGATCTCGTCGAGCTGATCGACAGCGCCGTGGCGAGCAACCACGACCTGCTCATCGCGATGAAGAATATCGATTACGCGGGCAAATCGCTCGACGTGGCGAAGTTGTGGTTCCTGCCAGCGGTGGATTTCAGCGCGACGGAGAGCTATTCGCGGGCGTCGGAAAACAGCTCGGCAGCGTCGAAAGGGCAGGAGCGCACCAGCCGGAGCTACACGGCGGAGCTGAACGTCTCCTGGGAGGCGGACATCTGGGCGAAGCTGCGCAACTCCAAAAAGGCCGCCGTAGCCGGGTATCTCCGCAGTACCGAGGCGGCGCGGGCCGTGCGCACGACGCTCGTCTCGAATGTGGCGCAGGGGTACTGGAACCTCCGGATGCTCGACGAACAGATCGAGATCGCCCGTCGCAACATCGCGCTTGCCGAGACGACGCTCACGATGATGCGCTTGCAGTTCGATGCGGGCAACGTCACGAGCCTCGCTGTCGATCAGCAGGAGTCGCAGTTGCTCTCGGCGCAGCTCACCCTGCCGAAGCTGGAGGCGTCGCGCACCGCACAGGAGAACGCGCTCTCGATCCTTGCCGGACGGATGCCCGGCACGCCCGTCAAGCGCAGCCGCGGAGCCGCGCCCTTCGTGATGCCCGACGGCCTCGGCGCGGGCGTGCCGCTCGCGTTGCTCTCGAACCGCCCCGACGTGCGAGCCGCCGAAGCGTCGCTCATGGAGGCGCACGCCATGACCGGCGTCACCAGGGCGATGATGTATCCGTCGCTCACGGTGACGGCGCAGGGCGGGCTGAACGCCATCGAGTCGAGCAAGTGGTTCTCGACGCCCGGCTCGCTTTTCGACGCGATTCAGGGTTCGCTCACGCAACCGATCTTCCGCCACGGCCAGCTCAAGGCGCAGTACGAACAGTCGAAAATCCGCCGCGACCAGGCCGAACTGACCTTCCGCCAGACGCTCCTCAATGCGGTCGGCGAGGTCTCCAACGCGCTCGTTCAGGTGGAGAAAACCGGCGACGAAGAGAAGATCGCCGCCGGGCGCGTGGCCGCGCTGCGCAAGGCGGCGGGCAATTCGCGCCTGCTCTTCCAGAGCGGCATGGCGACCTACCTCGAAGTGATCGCCGCCGACAGCTCGCTGCTCCAGTCGGAACTCGATCTTGCCGACGTGCAGCGCCGCCGCCTCTCCGCAATTGCCGATCTCTACCGTGCGGTCGGCGGCGGCTGGCGCGAGTGA
- a CDS encoding DUF134 domain-containing protein: protein MPRPMKCRAIAQDPEHREFGPFCAGNRDAEPLVMSFDEFEAIRLADVEGLYQEEAARQMQVSRQTFGNILASARKKLGEMLVLGRMLNVTGGNIMVSQEERAFGCAACGHQWSLPFGVARPAECPSCSSQNIHRMSPGGGFGGGRRGGGRCRGFRTGLQKREGSGDRCCQTGGQGNGQGRMRRNQQEGGEA from the coding sequence ATGCCGAGACCGATGAAATGCCGGGCTATCGCCCAGGATCCGGAGCATCGCGAATTCGGGCCGTTTTGTGCCGGAAACCGCGATGCGGAGCCGCTGGTGATGAGCTTCGATGAGTTCGAGGCGATCCGGCTGGCCGATGTGGAGGGGCTGTATCAGGAGGAGGCTGCCCGGCAGATGCAGGTTTCGCGGCAGACCTTCGGCAATATCCTCGCTTCGGCGCGGAAAAAGCTGGGCGAGATGCTCGTGCTTGGCAGAATGTTAAACGTAACAGGAGGAAATATCATGGTTTCACAAGAAGAGAGAGCCTTTGGATGCGCCGCCTGCGGCCACCAGTGGTCGCTGCCATTTGGCGTTGCGCGTCCGGCGGAATGCCCGTCGTGTTCGAGTCAGAACATCCATCGCATGTCGCCCGGCGGCGGCTTCGGCGGCGGACGGCGTGGCGGCGGACGATGCCGCGGGTTCCGCACCGGGCTTCAGAAGCGCGAAGGCTCCGGAGATCGGTGCTGCCAGACTGGCGGACAGGGCAATGGACAGGGCCGGATGCGTCGCAATCAGCAAGAGGGAGGTGAGGCATGA
- a CDS encoding NifB/NifX family molybdenum-iron cluster-binding protein, whose amino-acid sequence MKIIIPLDEYSGPGSLVCDHFGSAPFFATVDMVGGEVKIIDNNNMHHDHGQCAPADSFADMGADAIVVKGIGARAAAKMQSLGIAIYMAGSAQRLIDVIEQFGSGILKKLDAQQACQGHGCH is encoded by the coding sequence ATGAAGATCATCATTCCCCTCGACGAGTACAGCGGGCCGGGTTCGCTGGTGTGCGACCATTTTGGCAGCGCGCCCTTTTTCGCGACAGTCGATATGGTTGGTGGTGAGGTCAAAATCATCGACAACAACAACATGCACCACGATCACGGCCAGTGCGCTCCGGCGGACAGTTTTGCGGATATGGGAGCCGACGCCATTGTGGTAAAGGGTATTGGCGCGCGTGCGGCGGCAAAAATGCAGAGTCTCGGCATCGCAATTTACATGGCCGGGTCAGCACAGAGGCTGATCGATGTGATCGAACAGTTCGGCAGCGGCATCCTCAAAAAACTCGACGCCCAGCAAGCCTGCCAGGGCCACGGATGCCACTGA
- a CDS encoding SRPBCC domain-containing protein, which produces MSGMFIGLTKDEFSKRPNDNEFPKTISVTAGGKIMERTVRTGIVIDAPPERVWAALVGFGGHAAWNPCLRRIDGQAKPNHSLRITIRFGWLPPIRFRARIDRFSRNEILGWRAAFFLGLLTGRHWFELQPLDAGKTLFIHAETFSGALSSPFLALLSGIIRQSYDAMNRALKVIVEQK; this is translated from the coding sequence ATGAGCGGAATGTTCATCGGCTTGACAAAGGATGAGTTCTCGAAACGCCCGAATGATAACGAATTCCCGAAGACAATTTCAGTGACGGCAGGAGGCAAAATCATGGAGAGGACAGTGCGAACCGGAATCGTCATCGACGCGCCGCCGGAGCGGGTATGGGCAGCGCTCGTCGGTTTCGGCGGCCATGCTGCGTGGAACCCGTGCCTCCGCAGAATCGACGGCCAGGCAAAGCCGAATCACTCGCTTCGCATCACCATCAGGTTTGGATGGCTGCCGCCAATCCGGTTCAGGGCGCGCATCGACCGCTTCAGCCGGAACGAAATTCTCGGCTGGCGGGCAGCATTTTTCCTCGGACTTCTGACGGGACGCCACTGGTTCGAGCTGCAACCGCTCGATGCCGGAAAGACGCTTTTCATCCACGCCGAAACCTTCAGCGGCGCGCTCTCGTCCCCGTTTCTTGCGCTGCTTTCAGGCATTATCCGCCAGAGCTACGACGCGATGAACCGCGCGTTGAAAGTCATTGTTGAGCAAAAGTAA